The Cygnus olor isolate bCygOlo1 chromosome 2, bCygOlo1.pri.v2, whole genome shotgun sequence genome contains the following window.
GGCGTTTTGTAGCTGTTCTAGTGAGTTAGAATCATCTCACAAGGGCATCGTAGATGGCATACAGTAAGTTAAGGGAGGAGGGAGTGGGATCTCTTTCCCTGTTTGCAGTGGTGCACATGGATTGATTGGCCATGGAGCTGCGCCTTCACCattagttttctttgtcttatCTTGGTTATGtccttctcttcatcttttGGTATAAAGATGATAacttatatttttctcttcttacagGAAGAGGATGACTGGAAGGAGTTtgagcaaaaggaagaaattgatTATAGTGGTCTTAGAGTTCAGTCCATGCAAATAAGgtacttttttctccccttttcttccctccagggtagtcatttcatatttctaaaaactttttttctctacGGAGTCCAATTAAGCAGAGATCTGATATATTTCTGCTAGTGTAGAACCGATTGCTGTGGGGTAGCTCAGGTTATCTGTCACTTTGTTTTGGGTCTGTATTTTGGTTGGGGTTCACAATTTTTCTTAACAAATGCTTAAAATTCCCTTTTTTAAAGACTGCAAAATAGGAATTTCTCTGAGAGAAATGCAGGATAGTAATTCCCCTTGAATCACTTGACTGATGTAAGGATATCTGACTCCATCTGTGGTGAATTCCtgaacatttgcattttttttccagaacataGTTGGTAAAACCAGTGTTCTGTGACAAGACCCCACAGGACTGCATTTGTGAGCGTCATCCAAGattctttgcttgctttttcattagatttttttctgtagtctgGTCTAAAATAAGTCTACTTAAGTCTATACTGGTTAAAAAAAGGCGTCTTCAAGCTGGAAAAAAGTATTAATGACCTTAGTTTCAGCCCAAAAATGTCATGTAATCCTCATTGTCCAGGTATTGATAAACTGCAATTTTAAGATCATTTTACCCGTAACCAGTACAATAGATGTTATCCTCACTGTTTGAGCAGGCCTCAGGCACGCACTGATCTATGTAGTTCTTGaggttttttcctctttggagaCAGCTGTCCTCTTAGGCCACTTACACGTTTCTGGTCCACCAGCTCTCCATGCCATCGGAGTGTCACAGCAGCTAATGACGTGTCTGAAAGGACAAGTAACAAGTGGGGCTGCTTCCCTGGCTGCTGGCGCTGTTGGACTGAAAAGCGAGTACTGTGGCTTTCTGGACAAAGGCAGTGTTCTGAATGCTTTTGATGCTGTGGCATATTTTCAGGCACGTGGAACTTTGTCACAGGATTTTGTAACTGCTCAGTTTGTGGATTCAGGGGGAGGTTGGACAAGCAAATGGAGGAAGAACCCACCAGAGGTTCTTAGTTCTCCAGCTCAGGAGATCTTTAAGCTTAAAACAAGACACAGAGTACTCTGAGGGGGGAGAATGTTGTATATACTTACTCTGTTCTTGCTGGTTTGTAGGCATCTGCTTTTGACTGTAGTTTCAGATAAGACAGAGAAGCATTTGGGCCCTTGGTCCCATTTATGGTTTTTACTGAATGTGGCCAAACACTGAAAGGCCAtctaacatttctgaaaattaagtatttttgaCTGTTCTCTGATCACTGCTTTTACAGAAAGCTTCTCTCTTCTTGATTAGTAGGATTTGGTGTGTTATAAAGTTCTTCTATATTCATGCTTTGCTGCTCTgatcagtgtctttttttttttttaaacagcctCACCCTTCATGTATGTCCCATTATACCATGCAGCTTTTTGTAGTAGTTTGGTCTAGCACGTTATTTTGAGTCTCTGGCTATTtctatgcaaaacaaaatagtcTGAATAGAATACATAGTCAGGTTTTTGCATGcgatttattaaaaaaaaatagaatattttagTCTCTGTTTTTTGGGTTggccactttaaaaaaaaaaaaaaaagagattttgtgTATTTGGGTAATATAGGAGTGTTTTCTAGGTGCTTGTGGTTATAAGAAAAAGGACCTCCGCGTTGGTATTCTGCCACTGCTTTTCCACAGTTCCTTCCACCTGACCAGTATTTCACAGAAGCTGGACTTGTAGCCTTTCCCTGCTTTCTGTTGTCATCTCAGCGCACTTCTAAATGCATATCTGTCACACTAGGAAAAAGTCTTTAAgctcaaaataataaatcactGTATTTGATCACTTAGTAtgttttgaacttttttctttaaattttactttttttttttttttaccttatcAGTTGTCAAGTCGTGTAGCACTGTACTGAAAACTGTTCTGGCAGAAGTACTAGCACAGCCATTACAGGACTAACATAGTCTGGTTAAATCTTTGATACAGTAGCTGGAAAGTCTTGTCTATGGTGATTGTGTAATCTGTGTTGAGTCTTAAACCtctatatgtaaaaaaaaaaaaaataaattaattctctcatagtgaaaaagaagaggatgaaagtgaaaaaagagaagaaccTGGTGACAACTGGGAGGAAACCAGTGGTGGTGTAGATAGATCATCTGGGCCTTGGAACAAGTCAGCTCCTGCACCGGCACCTGTTGTTGAAACAATTGGTAAATTTACCTCAGAGTTGTTGATTTTTCTGATCAAAATTAAGCTGCTCAGAAGGTTGAGTGCAAGGAGCAGTTCCTATTCCTGTGAAGGGTTCTGAGGAGCTTAATTGATAATGCTGTCATTTAAGCATGATAAACATGAATAGAggttgttttctaattttgggTTTCAAAGTGGGGAGTTGGCGGGGGTGGAAAGCATCccacttttaaatttaaactttgCAATTCGCAAAAAATCAGTTGGAAGCGTTTCTGTTGATctaaaaatattgctttgaCAATAAGTGTGTGTTCAGCCAATATCTGACGTTTAATATGTCAGTCCCTGAGTAAGGCTCAGTGATTAGTAGCacactgagttttttttttttcaaatcaattCTAGGGTATGCAGAACATGACATTGCAAAATGAATCCTCTTACTGGGAGAGGACTTGAGTTTTGATTAAATACAATTCTTAGTCTCTGTGGAGAGAAACTACTTAGCCATGATTCTGAGTTCAGACTATTCTCTTCCACCgggaaatacatttaaaaagtgggctgctgtggttttttgtttgtctgtacAGGTAAGGCAGTAAAGTTACTGTGTTAGTTCATTGTAGATCGTTACTCTAAGTATGAACTACTTGAATATTCTCTTCAGCATACGCAGAAGTGCTGTGAATGAGACTTGGCAAatacataattatatttttagaacTCAAGTTTTAAATGCAAGCTACTAATagattgcaaaaaaaaaaaagataaatgaagcCCTCAGTGGTTTTGGTACCCTGAGCTTTGTGAGGCAATACACTAGAGCCGCATTTTATTTAGGCTACTGAGGATGGGTTAAATTGATGACACCTCGTTTCCTGCCTTGTCCAAAATATTAGAGCTTTAAGACATGCAAAAACATACCTGtaagtttttcactttttttttgtcaattgGTGGTTTTAGGGATGAATGCAAACTTAACTCGGTTGCCTAAATGTTGTTCTTAACAACCAGTTACAGAACCCCCCGAACCAGTTCAAACTGGTGGTGTATACAGGCCGCCTGGCGCCAGGGAGGGCGGCAGGCCACGGAGAGCACAGCAAGGACCACCTGAAATCTATAGCGATACGCAATTCCCATCGCTGCAGTCCACTGCCAAGCTTGTAGACAGTCGAAAGTAAGTACATGCCATTAGTTCCCTAGGAGACTTATTGTAACTGCCGTCTCTAAGTTCTTATTTTGTTCCAGGAATTAAGCCCAAATCTTTCCACAGAGGAAAGATAGAACCAAGAATTTAGTCTCTGTTTGGCAAAGAGATGGGAAAGGTCTTAACTGTAATTTCCAACTATAGGAAGGGCTTCCCATGAAATAACTTTTACAGGACGTAGCCAAACAAGACTGCCAGTTACCTAATTGGCTTGCTGAGGGATTTCTCTAAGTAGAGTTTCTGTTCTTGGCAGCATCTGGTTCTGCTACATACTAGCTATGGTGAGGCTCTTTGTTATTACCTGCCAGTGAAAATGAGTAGGATGTCTTGAACACAGTTCCTTCTCATCAGAGATGTGAAGGCAACTTAAACAGAGGAATGGGGTTTAATACAAATGCAAATTTGTAAACATGCTGTCTGAGCTGTGGTTTAAAATGAGCCTCCCAACTTTGCTGAAGCATTTGTGGTGCTGAAGACTTGAGTCTCACCCTGCTTTTGAGTCCTGATCTTCCCATAAATTCCCTATAAATGAGAAAACTAGCTCAGTACCTATTTCACTTGATGCTTTTTGGTTTCTCAATGTGATACTGAATAATACAGCCTCACTGAAGCTTTGTTTCCATCTATTTTTGGTGTGGCTTTGTCTACTTGGCAAGTGAGACATGCTGTCATTGCATTAGGGCTGTAAGGGTACAAATTGGGCTACGGTGAAAACTTGTGTGTTCCAGAAAGTGAACGAACATCTGTTTTCTAAAACTTATCCTTCATAAATGCActttaaatttacttttgagAATGTCAGTATTGAGACTTAGAATGTAATCTGAATTGTACTGGAAGATGAGCTTGATTCTAGAGAACAGGCTTTACAAGATTTGCTTGGGAATGTTTGGTTATTCTGTTAAAACTCTAGGCCTTGGTGTTTTATGTTCATGGtgtaatgttttttgttggGATGGGGTGGAAATCTAATAGAAATTCACAAATCACAAGCTAGAGATAAGATATTTACtgattacatttattttcccgTAGGGataaagaaatggagaagagcTTTGAAGTAGTAAAACACAAAACTAGAGGTAGGGATGAGGTCTCAAAAAACCAGGCACTTAAACTTCAGCTAGACAACCAGTATGCTGTGCTTGGGGATCAGTAGAGCTGCATACACATTGCAATTAAGGAATGCTTTTTTGGTAACCCTTCTACTAAGGTAACTAAACTACAGCTAACGGCTATGATGAACATGCCACCTTATTTCTGCTGGATCTGCTGCAGCAAGTGCAGACTACTTTGGCGTAACTGATTGGTTCTCCTGCACTATGGAAGCGTAATATGTTACAACTTCTCCATTGGATATGGGGCAAATTAATGTAAATGATTGAACAAGAGTCATCAGTTCTTTAATGCTCAGAAAGATACCTACAGCCAGTGgtcatttcaaaatctttttatgTTCAGATACTGAGCCTTCGTAAAGGTTGACTACCTCAGACTTGCTGCACTCATTGTGGACACCATGTGGATCACAACTTCTGGAAGAGAAGGTTACAGCTGTTTTAGTTGCCATCTGAAACTTGAAACCAGCTCTACTGGATTCCTGTCAGAAATCCTGCAGAAGTCAGCCATTTGGTTCCAATTTGCTATAACAAAGATTTAAGTGACCTTAATGAAAAACCTATTCTGTTCCCCTTCTGAGGAATCCTGTCACGTGTAGCCATAGCCTACTAGAGACTTCTGGAGCATACCATACCACTCATACTATCCAAGTATAACGCAGAGCTGTAGTTTGTTTACCTTTTTAGATAGCTGTACTGAAGTaattgcaaaacaaattaaaactcaTTCAGATTTGAGGAATGATGGATTTGAACAGCCTGCTTGCATTAGACATTTTCACAGTTACCTGTTTAagcattttttctattttccacaaaaaaaaatgccttccttGTTTCTGGTATCAAATTGcagtatatttaaataacaatatcATAGTGAAATAGGGCTGTTTTTTGTCATGAAGTTTGTCTTTTTGACCCTAAGGCACTAGAACTTAGAGTTTTGATTTGACACCGAAGTATCCAGACTCCAAATACAGTCATCAGAATTTgttgtcttaaaaatataagATACATGGCAGTAGTAAcaccagattaaaaaaaaaaatctccattgAGTATTTGTCTGTTGAAGGGCAAAGGTTGCTTGATAACCAAAATAACTTTGTATACAGAGGGATAACTAAAGCTTGGTAAGCCTTATTTGTTTGGCTACTTTGGTGAAGCCTGCAGGCTTTTTGAGGCAGAAATCCTCCAAGTGAAACTCGTAAATGGTGTTTATTCAAGTCGGGAAGTTGCGTAATAATGGAAGGCAGTGACTTCTCTATGTTGTTGTCATTTCTGAGTTAATTTAATGGAAGTAGGCAAAATGGCACTGATACACTAAGAGTATAGGACATTGCCTGTAACTTCGATTCAGTGAACAAAACCTGACAAGTGCTCAAAGTGTCCTGctgtaactgtttttcttttcttatgccagaaggaaaatgaagtacaATTAGTGGCATGGTCCAGTGTTGAGATTACTGAgtaaatgccaaaaaaaaaaaagacccaacATATATGAGTTGCCAATGGCAAGAGAAAcaagggaacaaaacaaaactcgCTTATTTGTGTGAGAGTACTGTGCATTTGCAGATGAGGATAGTGCTGGAATTGCATAGTTGGTTCCTTTTGATTAACTGTTGACTTGCTTTAAATCTACTTCTCTGAGGCCAAGGGGAATTTTGCTGTTGACTTTGGTGGGGTGGGGTTTCACCTGGTTCTTCTGTGCACAAACTAAAACTGGCCTTGCCCTTGTGGAGTTAAGTCTTTAAAACTTTTGCTAGAAGCTGCTATTAAACAGAGGACTCAAAAGACTATTTCTAGTTGGAGACTTCATTTGGAACCAAAACCCCACTGAAAGGCTGGTACTGATACCTTGAGCTCTTAGC
Protein-coding sequences here:
- the CDV3 gene encoding protein CDV3 homolog isoform X3, whose product is MAETEERSLDDFFAKRDKKKRKERSSRAAAAASSSSAAASHNAAGAAAAAQGPRPADGGGGSSNAASSGAAGGSAKSKEEDDWKEFEQKEEIDYSGLRVQSMQISEKEEDESEKREEPGDNWEETSGGVDRSSGPWNKSAPAPAPVVETIVTEPPEPVQTGGVYRPPGAREGGRPRRAQQGPPEIYSDTQFPSLQSTAKLVDSRKDKEMEKSFEVVKHKTRA
- the CDV3 gene encoding protein CDV3 homolog isoform X2, translating into MAETEERSLDDFFAKRDKKKRKERSSRAAAAASSSSAAASHNAAGAAAAAQGPRPADGGGGSSNAASSGAAGGSAKSKEEDDWKEFEQKEEIDYSGLRVQSMQISEKEEDESEKREEPGDNWEETSGGVDRSSGPWNKSAPAPAPVVETIVTEPPEPVQTGGVYRPPGAREGGRPRRAQQGPPEIYSDTQFPSLQSTAKLVDSRKDKEMEKSFEVVKHKTRDTEPS
- the CDV3 gene encoding protein CDV3 homolog isoform X5, whose product is MAETEERSLDDFFAKRDKKKRKERSSRAAAAASSSSAAASHNAAGAAAAAQGPRPADGGGGSSNAASSGAAGGSAKSKEEDDWKEFEQKEEIDYSGLRVQSMQISEKEEDESEKREEPGDNWEETSGGVDRSSGPWNKSAPAPAPVVETIVTEPPEPVQTGGVYRPPGAREGGRPRRAQQGPPEIYSDTQFPSLQSTAKLVDSRKY
- the CDV3 gene encoding protein CDV3 homolog isoform X4, with amino-acid sequence MAETEERSLDDFFAKRDKKKRKERSSRAAAAASSSSAAASHNAAGAAAAAQGPRPADGGGGSSNAASSGAAGGSAKSKEEDDWKEFEQKEEIDYSGLRVQSMQISEKEEDESEKREEPGDNWEETSGGVDRSSGPWNKSAPAPAPVVETIVTEPPEPVQTGGVYRPPGAREGGRPRRAQQGPPEIYSDTQFPSLQSTAKLVDSRNLTSYSLS
- the CDV3 gene encoding protein CDV3 homolog isoform X6 — its product is MGEEEDDWKEFEQKEEIDYSGLRVQSMQISEKEEDESEKREEPGDNWEETSGGVDRSSGPWNKSAPAPAPVVETIVTEPPEPVQTGGVYRPPGAREGGRPRRAQQGPPEIYSDTQFPSLQSTAKLVDSRKDKEMEKSFEVVKHKTRGRDEVSKNQALKLQLDNQYAVLGDQ
- the CDV3 gene encoding protein CDV3 homolog isoform X7, which translates into the protein MGEEEDDWKEFEQKEEIDYSGLRVQSMQISEKEEDESEKREEPGDNWEETSGGVDRSSGPWNKSAPAPAPVVETIVTEPPEPVQTGGVYRPPGAREGGRPRRAQQGPPEIYSDTQFPSLQSTAKLVDSRKY
- the CDV3 gene encoding protein CDV3 homolog isoform X1 → MAETEERSLDDFFAKRDKKKRKERSSRAAAAASSSSAAASHNAAGAAAAAQGPRPADGGGGSSNAASSGAAGGSAKSKEEDDWKEFEQKEEIDYSGLRVQSMQISEKEEDESEKREEPGDNWEETSGGVDRSSGPWNKSAPAPAPVVETIVTEPPEPVQTGGVYRPPGAREGGRPRRAQQGPPEIYSDTQFPSLQSTAKLVDSRKDKEMEKSFEVVKHKTRGRDEVSKNQALKLQLDNQYAVLGDQ